A window of Tripterygium wilfordii isolate XIE 37 chromosome 7, ASM1340144v1, whole genome shotgun sequence contains these coding sequences:
- the LOC120002664 gene encoding F-box/WD-40 repeat-containing protein At5g21040-like — protein sequence MAFECQECTEVSKNLDNCEKDSCLEQIEAQHINISTLDCHHKNCIKSSYTAKQSPCNNVLSGCRLSITDLPPALISEILNCLDPKELGVVSCVSPILYRLASEHRVWKEFYSERWGLPIVPTSMVSDEKSWKELFVQREFRSKTFLGRHSIEALFGHTEAVRTVFLLASAKLIFTSGYDSVVRMWDMEEGLSIASSRPLGCTIRAVAADTKLLIAGGTEGFIHCWRAVEGLPCLFDLRGAEAQNTESRLWEHEGPVTSLALDLTSIYSGSWDMAVRVWDRASLKCLKVLRHGDWVWSLAPHDTTVASASGSDVYVWETKKGIPLGVIHNAHDGNIYSLARSHTGDFIFTGGEDGAIHMFEMTSHCVKADIVRVATWIPHSGPVYSLAFEFPWLVSASSDGTMSLIDVRTLLRTRRRSLGKNAMKFKHANPNSLEPPQRMLHGFGANLFSVDIGADRIICGGEEGVVRIWNFSQALEIEQRARTQRGRRLENRMRRKLQIDMNRKGAQTDQCSVSAKNNSMHGDRSAWHNKRGMSRKLKA from the coding sequence atggcatttgaaTGCCAAGAGTGCACTGAGGTCTCTAAGAATTTGGATAACTGTGAAAAAGATTCTTGTCTCGAACAAATTGAAGCACAGCATATTAACATCTCAACGTTAGATTGTCATCATAAGAACTGCATTAAAAGTTCTTATACTGCAAAACAGTCTCCTTGCAACAATGTTTTGTCTGGTTGTCGTCTGTCAATTACTGACCTTCCTCCAGCTTTAATTTCCGAAATCCTCAATTGCCTTGACCCCAAAGAACTTGGCGTCGTTTCCTGTGTATCACCTATCCTCTATAGGCTTGCATCAGAGCACCGGGTTTGGAAGGAGTTCTATTCTGAGAGATGGGGACTTCCCATAGTTCCCACATCTATGGTTTCAGATGAGAAATCATGGAAAGAACTGTTTGTTCAAAGGGAGTTTAGAAGTAAAACATTTCTGGGACGTCATAGCATCGAAGCTTTGTTTGGTCACACTGAAGCAGTGCGCACAGTTTTCCTTCTTGCTTCTGCAAAGCTGATATTTACATCAGGCTATGACTCGGTGGTCCGGATGTGGGACATGGAAGAAGGGTTGTCAATTGCATCATCACGACCCCTTGGTTGCACTATCAGAGCTGTTGCCGCAGATACTAAACTCTTGATTGCTGGGGGTACTGAAGGGTTCATTCACTGTTGGAGGGCCGTGGAGGGTCTCCCATGCTTATTTGACCTTAGGGGTGCCGAGGCACAGAACACTGAGTCCCGGCTTTGGGAACATGAAGGACCTGTAACTTCTCTGGCATTGGATCTTACAAGCATTTATAGTGGTTCATGGGACATGGCTGTTCGGGTGTGGGATCGTGCTTCTCTTAAGTGCTTAAAGGTCTTGAGGCATGGGGACTGGGTTTGGAGCCTCGCACCTCATGATACTACTGTTGCTAGTGCATCAGGTTCTGATGTATATGTGTGGGAAACAAAGAAAGGAATTCCTTTGGGAGTCATTCATAATGCTCATGATGGGAATATTTATTCTTTGGCTCGAAGCCACACAGGAGACTTTATATTCACAGGAGGAGAAGATGGGGCTATACACATGTTCGAGATGACAAGTCATTGTGTTAAAGCTGATATCGTGCGGGTTGCAACATGGATTCCTCACTCAGGGCCTGTTTACTCCCTTGCATTTGAGTTTCCATGGCTTGTTTCGGCTTCAAGTGACGGGACGATGTCACTGATAGATGTGAGGACACTTCTGAGGACCAGAAGACGCTCTCTGGGAAAGAATGCTATGAAGTTCAAGCATGCAAATCCAAACAGTCTCGAACCACCCCAGAGAATGTTACATGGGTTTGGGGCCAATTTATTTTCTGTGGATATTGGGGCTGATCGTATCATTTGTGGAGGTGAGGAAGGTGTTGTTAGGATCTGGAACTTCTCTCAAGCTTTGGAAATTGAGCAGAGGGCTCGCACACAGAGAGGAAGGCGGTTAGAGAACAGGATGAGGCGTAAACT